In the Kitasatospora terrestris genome, one interval contains:
- a CDS encoding TetR family transcriptional regulator, producing MSDEMQAAEKKRTGRRPGGEDTRGAVLAAARAEFGAKGYQKASMRAIARSAGVDAALLHHYFGSKDRLFMAALEFPIDPRAVVERVVLAGDRASVGERLAAFVLELWEQPAIRDRLLALLRTAAASEEVAALVRGFMVTELVGRLAAVLDGERPELRVELAMSQIVGLAMARYVIGVEPLASAPPEELVPLLGRTVQSYFDAS from the coding sequence GTGAGCGACGAGATGCAGGCCGCGGAGAAGAAGCGGACCGGGCGGCGGCCCGGAGGGGAGGACACCCGGGGGGCGGTGCTGGCGGCGGCCCGGGCGGAGTTCGGGGCGAAGGGGTACCAGAAGGCGAGCATGCGGGCGATCGCCCGGTCGGCCGGGGTGGACGCGGCGCTGCTGCACCACTACTTCGGCAGCAAGGACCGGCTGTTCATGGCGGCGCTGGAGTTTCCGATCGACCCGCGGGCGGTGGTGGAGCGGGTGGTGCTCGCGGGGGACCGCGCTTCGGTGGGCGAGCGCCTGGCGGCGTTCGTGCTGGAGCTGTGGGAGCAGCCGGCGATCCGCGACCGGCTGCTGGCGCTGCTGCGCACGGCGGCGGCGTCGGAGGAGGTCGCGGCGCTGGTGCGCGGCTTCATGGTGACGGAACTGGTGGGCCGGCTGGCCGCGGTGCTGGACGGGGAGCGGCCGGAGCTGCGGGTGGAGTTGGCGATGTCGCAGATCGTCGGCCTGGCGATGGCCCGGTACGTGATCGGGGTGGAGCCGCTGGCCTCGGCGCCGCCCGAGGAACTGGTCCCGCTGCTCGGCCGGACGGTGCAGTCGTACTTCGACGCATCGTGA
- a CDS encoding PH domain-containing protein, whose protein sequence is MTDSDGTPDQGSAAPEQKYADRVQRSVPGIIAGVMLLAIAGWLIIDAVINGTGRTPWIALAAAPVFAFPVIAYTLRPAVLSNDRRLLVRNPLRTIDVPWASVEGLKAGYSVELFAGGKKYQVWAVPVSLRQRKRANRTAARAAASGDTTSSRWSVPAGRTARPGQSDPTRAWSDQVVSELQELADTNAANPLAAGEARVTWCWWIIAPTLVGLVALVALIAAT, encoded by the coding sequence ATGACCGATTCCGACGGCACGCCCGACCAGGGCTCCGCCGCCCCCGAGCAGAAGTACGCCGACCGCGTGCAGCGCTCCGTTCCCGGCATCATCGCCGGCGTGATGCTGCTGGCCATCGCCGGCTGGCTGATCATCGACGCGGTGATCAACGGCACCGGCCGCACCCCGTGGATCGCCCTCGCGGCGGCCCCGGTCTTCGCCTTCCCGGTGATCGCGTACACCCTGCGTCCGGCCGTGCTCTCCAACGACCGCCGGCTGCTGGTCCGCAACCCGCTGCGGACGATCGACGTCCCGTGGGCGTCGGTGGAGGGGCTGAAGGCCGGCTACTCGGTCGAGCTGTTCGCCGGCGGCAAGAAGTACCAGGTCTGGGCCGTCCCGGTGTCGCTGCGCCAGCGCAAGCGGGCCAACCGGACGGCCGCCCGCGCCGCCGCCTCCGGCGACACCACCAGCAGCCGGTGGAGCGTCCCGGCCGGCCGCACCGCCCGGCCCGGCCAGTCGGATCCGACGCGTGCCTGGTCCGACCAGGTGGTGAGCGAGCTGCAGGAACTGGCCGACACCAACGCGGCCAACCCGCTGGCCGCCGGCGAGGCCCGGGTCACCTGGTGCTGGTGGATCATCGCCCCGACCCTGGTCGGCCTGGTCGCCCTGGTCGCCCTGATCGCCGCCACCTGA
- a CDS encoding phospho-sugar mutase encodes MPQASTTDLLTRARAWLAEDPDPQTREELTSLLAAAEGPEAEGEERIAWSRLAERFADRLQFGTAGLRGELGAGPMRMNRAVVIRAAAGLAAYVRKNPSLGDLVVIGYDARHKSWDFARDTAAVVVGAGLRAALLPRPLPTPVLAFAVRHLGAAAGVTVTASHNPPQDNGYKVYLGDGSQIVPPADIEIAAEIDAIGSLADVPRASDGWEVLGDDVVEAYLRRAVTVVAPDGARDLDVVYTPMHGVGRDVLLAAFKAAGFPAPTVVAEQGEPDPDFPTVAFPNPEEPGAMDLAFRTAAAVGPDIVIANDPDADRCAVAVPAGGGSGGWRMLRGDEVGALLGAALVDKQATGTFATTIVSSTLLGRIASAAGLGYAETLTGFKWISRADGLRYGYEEALGYCVDPSGVRDKDGITAALLVAELAAGLKRTGRTLTDLLDDLALEHGLHATDQLSVRVDDLTVIADAMRRLREQPPTELAGLRVTRADDLTAGSADLPPTDGLRYYLAGEGVTSARIVVRPSGTEPKLKCYLEVVLPVPTAADLAATRDRAAEVLAAIKRDLAGAAGI; translated from the coding sequence ATGCCGCAGGCCTCCACCACCGACCTCCTCACCCGGGCCCGCGCCTGGCTCGCCGAGGACCCCGACCCGCAGACCCGCGAGGAGCTGACCTCCCTGCTGGCCGCCGCCGAAGGCCCCGAGGCCGAGGGCGAGGAGCGGATCGCCTGGTCCCGGCTGGCCGAACGCTTCGCCGACCGGCTCCAGTTCGGCACCGCCGGCCTGCGCGGCGAACTCGGCGCCGGCCCGATGCGGATGAACCGCGCCGTGGTCATCCGCGCCGCCGCCGGCCTCGCCGCGTACGTCCGCAAGAACCCCTCGCTCGGCGACCTCGTGGTGATCGGCTACGACGCCCGGCACAAGTCCTGGGACTTCGCCCGCGACACCGCCGCCGTCGTGGTCGGCGCCGGCCTGCGCGCCGCCCTGCTGCCCCGGCCGCTGCCCACCCCCGTGCTCGCCTTCGCCGTCCGCCACCTCGGCGCGGCCGCCGGCGTCACCGTCACGGCCAGCCACAACCCGCCGCAGGACAACGGCTACAAGGTGTACCTGGGCGACGGCTCGCAGATCGTCCCGCCCGCCGACATCGAGATCGCCGCCGAGATCGACGCGATCGGCTCGCTGGCCGACGTCCCGCGCGCCTCGGACGGCTGGGAGGTGCTCGGCGACGACGTCGTCGAGGCGTACCTGCGACGCGCCGTCACCGTCGTCGCCCCGGACGGCGCCCGCGACCTCGACGTCGTCTACACCCCGATGCACGGCGTCGGCCGGGACGTCCTGCTCGCCGCCTTCAAGGCGGCCGGCTTCCCCGCCCCCACCGTCGTCGCCGAACAGGGCGAGCCCGACCCCGACTTCCCGACCGTCGCCTTCCCCAACCCGGAAGAGCCCGGCGCGATGGACCTCGCCTTCCGCACCGCCGCCGCCGTCGGCCCCGACATCGTCATCGCCAACGACCCGGACGCCGACCGCTGCGCCGTCGCCGTCCCGGCGGGCGGCGGCAGCGGCGGCTGGCGGATGCTGCGCGGCGACGAGGTCGGCGCGCTGCTGGGCGCCGCGCTGGTCGACAAGCAGGCCACCGGCACCTTCGCCACCACCATCGTCTCCTCCACCCTGCTCGGCCGGATCGCCTCCGCCGCCGGCCTCGGCTACGCGGAGACCCTCACCGGCTTCAAGTGGATCTCCCGGGCGGACGGCCTGCGCTACGGCTACGAGGAGGCGCTCGGCTACTGCGTCGACCCGTCCGGCGTCCGCGACAAGGACGGCATCACCGCCGCCCTGCTGGTCGCCGAACTCGCCGCCGGCCTCAAGCGGACCGGGCGCACCCTCACCGACCTGCTCGACGACCTCGCCCTCGAACACGGGCTGCACGCCACCGACCAGCTGTCGGTCCGGGTGGACGACCTGACGGTGATCGCCGACGCGATGCGACGGCTGCGCGAGCAGCCGCCCACCGAGCTCGCCGGACTGCGCGTCACCCGCGCCGACGACCTCACCGCCGGCTCCGCCGACCTGCCGCCCACCGACGGCCTGCGCTACTACCTGGCCGGCGAGGGCGTCACCTCCGCCCGCATCGTGGTCCGGCCGTCCGGCACCGAGCCCAAGCTCAAGTGCTACCTCGAAGTCGTCCTCCCGGTGCCCACCGCGGCCGACCTCGCCGCCACCCGCGACCGCGCGGCGGAGGTCCTCGCCGCGATCAAGCGCGACCTGGCGGGCGCGGCGGGCATCTGA
- a CDS encoding ABC transporter ATP-binding protein: MMNSSPGSAAPAIRIAGLTVDRGGRTVLHGLDLELERGSITGLLGPSGCGKTTLLRSVVGVQRITAGTVEVLGEPAGGAGLRHRVGYVTQAPSVYADLTVAENLDYFAAVLGAPRTDPARVVARVGLAGHERDAVGRLSGGQRARVSLAAALLGTPELLILDEPTVGLDPVLRQDLWRLFRELADGGATLLVSSHVMDEATRCDRLLLMREGRLLAHDSPDELLRSTGAADIDSAFLELVESAR, translated from the coding sequence ATGATGAATTCTTCGCCGGGGTCCGCCGCCCCCGCGATCCGGATCGCCGGGCTCACCGTCGACCGCGGCGGCCGCACCGTCCTGCACGGCCTCGACCTGGAGCTCGAGCGCGGATCGATCACCGGCCTGCTCGGCCCGAGCGGCTGCGGCAAGACCACGCTGCTGCGCTCGGTCGTCGGCGTGCAGCGGATCACCGCCGGCACGGTCGAGGTGCTCGGCGAACCCGCGGGCGGCGCCGGCCTGCGCCACCGCGTCGGGTACGTCACCCAGGCGCCGTCGGTCTACGCCGACCTGACCGTCGCCGAGAACCTCGACTACTTCGCCGCCGTGCTCGGCGCCCCGCGCACCGACCCCGCCCGGGTGGTCGCCCGGGTCGGCCTGGCCGGGCACGAGCGCGACGCGGTCGGCCGGCTCTCCGGCGGCCAGCGGGCCCGGGTCTCGCTCGCCGCGGCCCTGCTCGGCACGCCCGAGCTGCTGATCCTGGACGAGCCGACGGTCGGCCTCGACCCGGTGCTTCGGCAGGACCTGTGGCGGCTGTTCCGCGAGCTCGCGGACGGCGGCGCCACCCTGCTGGTCTCCAGCCACGTGATGGACGAGGCCACCCGCTGCGACCGGCTGCTGCTGATGCGCGAGGGCCGACTCCTCGCCCACGACAGCCCGGACGAGCTGCTCAGGTCCACCGGCGCGGCCGACATCGACAGCGCCTTCCTGGAACTCGTGGAGAGCGCCCGATGA
- a CDS encoding LamG domain-containing protein: MTISRRSFGLAAGLLAAAGALGPLSAGPAGAATNRPRGTGLPAEKATPVAQWRLDTASGSPAVTPDDWQDHLDARLGGGATIDPAGGLLPVPGSLVLDGVAAHAEAPVAVDVTGSFSLALWASPVAEPSRDMTVLALTGRRGSALTLRWKHEGAPGTPSPIDRWEVEIRDSDRPDATRSVAPHTPAFPYGPELRWDHLAVVYDADAGELRLYVNGAPENQQCAPGDESCVPHVSTVPSVRPFPKVDALQFGRSLTDREWTDHFAGELDAVWLYRGALTESQVAQLADPNMVYEHPYAP, translated from the coding sequence ATGACGATCAGTAGGAGATCATTCGGTCTGGCGGCAGGGCTCCTGGCGGCCGCCGGGGCGCTCGGCCCGCTGTCCGCGGGCCCGGCCGGCGCCGCGACGAACCGCCCGAGGGGCACCGGGCTGCCGGCGGAGAAGGCCACGCCGGTGGCGCAGTGGCGGCTGGACACCGCCTCCGGTTCGCCGGCAGTCACCCCGGACGACTGGCAGGACCATCTGGACGCGCGCCTGGGCGGCGGTGCGACGATCGACCCGGCCGGCGGGCTGCTGCCGGTCCCGGGCAGTCTGGTCCTCGACGGTGTCGCCGCCCACGCCGAGGCCCCGGTGGCGGTGGACGTCACCGGCAGCTTCTCGCTCGCGCTGTGGGCCAGCCCGGTCGCCGAGCCGAGCCGGGACATGACGGTGCTGGCGCTGACCGGCCGGCGCGGCAGCGCGCTGACCCTGCGCTGGAAGCACGAGGGCGCCCCCGGCACCCCGAGCCCGATCGACCGCTGGGAGGTGGAGATCCGCGACTCGGACCGCCCGGACGCGACGCGCTCGGTGGCACCGCACACCCCCGCCTTCCCGTACGGGCCCGAGCTGCGGTGGGACCACCTGGCGGTCGTGTACGACGCCGACGCGGGCGAGCTCAGGCTGTACGTCAACGGAGCACCGGAGAACCAGCAGTGCGCCCCGGGCGACGAGTCCTGCGTCCCCCACGTGTCGACCGTGCCGTCGGTCCGGCCGTTCCCGAAGGTGGACGCCCTCCAGTTCGGGCGGTCGCTGACCGACCGGGAGTGGACCGACCACTTCGCCGGGGAGCTCGACGCCGTCTGGCTCTACCGGGGCGCGCTGACCGAGTCCCAGGTCGCGCAACTGGCGGACCCCAACATGGTCTACGAGCACCCGTACGCCCCCTGA
- a CDS encoding purine-nucleoside phosphorylase: protein MNASPQSVVSADPYAAARAAADRLRELTGAEHHDVALVMGSGWVPAADALGETLAEFPVTELPGFPAPAVAGHAGTIRSVRIPGGGDRRALVFLGRNHYYEGHGVATVVHGVRTAAAAGCRTVVLTNGCGGLREGWVPGQPVLISDHINLTADSPIVGANFVDLTDLYSKRLRALCREVDPSLDEAVYVQFRGPHYETPAEVHMARVIGGELVGMSTTLEAIAAREAGAEVLGISLVTNLAAGITGEPLNHAEVLEAGKASAERMGALLAKVLERI, encoded by the coding sequence GTGAACGCTTCTCCTCAGTCGGTCGTCTCCGCCGACCCCTACGCCGCCGCCCGGGCCGCCGCCGATCGCCTGCGCGAGCTCACCGGCGCCGAGCACCACGACGTCGCCCTGGTGATGGGCTCCGGCTGGGTGCCGGCAGCCGACGCCCTCGGCGAGACGCTGGCCGAGTTCCCGGTCACCGAGCTGCCCGGCTTCCCCGCGCCCGCCGTGGCCGGCCACGCCGGCACCATCCGCTCGGTCCGGATCCCGGGCGGGGGCGACCGCCGCGCCCTGGTCTTCCTCGGCCGCAACCACTACTACGAGGGCCACGGCGTGGCCACCGTGGTGCACGGCGTGCGCACCGCCGCCGCGGCCGGCTGCCGGACCGTCGTGCTGACCAACGGCTGCGGCGGCCTGCGCGAGGGCTGGGTGCCCGGCCAGCCGGTCCTGATCAGCGACCACATCAACCTGACCGCGGACTCCCCGATCGTCGGCGCCAACTTCGTCGACCTCACCGACCTGTACTCCAAGCGCCTGCGCGCGCTGTGCCGCGAGGTCGACCCGAGCCTCGACGAGGCGGTCTACGTCCAGTTCCGCGGCCCGCACTACGAGACCCCGGCCGAGGTCCACATGGCCCGGGTCATCGGCGGCGAGCTGGTCGGCATGTCCACCACCCTGGAGGCCATCGCCGCCCGCGAGGCCGGCGCCGAGGTGCTCGGCATCTCCCTGGTCACCAACCTCGCCGCCGGCATCACCGGCGAGCCGCTCAACCACGCGGAGGTCCTGGAGGCCGGCAAGGCCTCGGCCGAGCGGATGGGCGCGCTGCTGGCGAAGGTGCTTGAGCGGATCTGA
- the deoC gene encoding deoxyribose-phosphate aldolase, which yields MSTLAANAPGAAGSGLEDVAASEASLRRFLHGLPGVDQVGLEARAATLGTRSIKTTAKAYAIDLAISMIDLTTLEGADTVGKVRALCTKGRTPDPTDPTTPQVAAICVYPDMVATAKEALRGTPIQVASVATAFPAGRAALPVKLADTADAVAAGADEIDMVIDRGAFLSGRYLDVFHEIVAVKEACKRPDGTAAHLKVIFETGELQTYDNVRRVSWLAMLAGADFIKTSTGKVAVNATPPVTLLMLEAVRDFKAQTGIQVGVKPAGGIRTTKDAMKYLVMVNETLGDDWLSPHWFRFGASSLLNDLLMQRQKLTTGRYSGPDYVTVD from the coding sequence ATGTCCACTCTTGCAGCCAACGCCCCCGGCGCAGCGGGCAGCGGTCTCGAGGACGTCGCGGCGTCCGAGGCCTCGCTCCGCCGCTTCCTGCACGGTCTGCCCGGCGTCGACCAGGTGGGCCTGGAGGCCCGCGCGGCGACCCTCGGCACCCGTTCGATCAAGACCACGGCCAAGGCGTACGCCATCGACCTGGCCATTTCGATGATCGACCTGACCACGCTGGAAGGCGCGGACACGGTCGGCAAGGTGCGCGCCCTGTGCACCAAGGGCAGGACGCCCGACCCGACCGACCCGACCACCCCGCAGGTGGCCGCGATCTGCGTCTACCCGGACATGGTCGCCACCGCGAAGGAGGCCCTGCGCGGCACGCCGATCCAGGTCGCCTCGGTCGCCACCGCCTTCCCGGCCGGCCGGGCCGCGCTGCCGGTGAAGCTGGCCGACACCGCCGACGCGGTGGCCGCCGGCGCCGACGAGATCGACATGGTGATCGACCGGGGCGCCTTCCTCTCCGGCCGCTACCTGGACGTCTTCCACGAGATCGTCGCGGTCAAGGAGGCGTGCAAGCGCCCGGACGGCACCGCCGCCCACCTCAAGGTGATCTTCGAGACGGGCGAGCTGCAGACGTACGACAACGTCCGCCGGGTTTCCTGGCTGGCGATGCTGGCCGGCGCCGACTTCATCAAGACCTCCACGGGCAAGGTCGCGGTGAACGCGACTCCCCCGGTGACCCTGCTGATGCTCGAGGCCGTCCGCGACTTCAAGGCGCAGACTGGGATCCAGGTGGGCGTGAAGCCGGCCGGCGGTATCCGCACCACCAAGGACGCGATGAAGTACCTGGTGATGGTCAACGAGACCCTGGGCGACGACTGGCTGAGCCCGCACTGGTTCCGCTTCGGAGCCTCCAGCCTGCTCAACGACCTGCTGATGCAGCGCCAGAAGCTGACCACCGGACGGTACTCCGGTCCCGACTACGTGACGGTGGACTGA
- a CDS encoding ABC transporter permease: protein MNPTRTLATARRVLAQLRHDPRTIALLLVVPCLLLVLLKYMFDAQPGTFDRIGPALLGVFPLMVMFLVTSVAMLRERTTGTLERLLTMPLGKLDLLLGYALAFGAVALVQAALASALTIGVLGLDIAGPTWLVFSVAVADGLLGMALGLLVSAFAATEFQAVQFLPAVLLPQLLLCGLFVPREDMAPLLRWISDVLPLSYAVDAMARLTTSAGVQGRTLLDLGVVAVCGLLSLALGAATLRRRTA from the coding sequence ATGAACCCGACCCGTACCCTCGCCACCGCCCGGCGCGTCCTCGCCCAGCTGCGCCACGACCCGCGCACGATCGCGCTGCTGCTGGTGGTGCCCTGCCTGCTGCTGGTCCTGCTGAAGTACATGTTCGACGCCCAGCCGGGCACCTTCGACCGGATCGGCCCCGCGCTGCTCGGCGTCTTCCCGCTGATGGTGATGTTCCTGGTCACCTCGGTGGCGATGCTGCGGGAGCGGACCACCGGCACCCTGGAGCGGCTGCTCACCATGCCGCTCGGCAAGCTCGACCTGCTGCTGGGCTACGCGCTGGCGTTCGGCGCGGTCGCCCTGGTGCAGGCGGCGCTCGCCTCCGCGCTGACCATCGGCGTGCTCGGCCTGGACATCGCCGGGCCGACCTGGCTGGTCTTCTCCGTCGCGGTCGCGGACGGGCTGCTCGGGATGGCGCTCGGCCTGCTGGTCTCCGCCTTCGCCGCCACCGAGTTCCAGGCCGTGCAGTTCCTGCCGGCGGTGCTGCTGCCGCAACTGCTGCTCTGCGGGCTGTTCGTGCCGCGCGAGGACATGGCACCCCTGCTGCGCTGGATCTCCGACGTGCTGCCGCTCTCGTACGCGGTGGACGCGATGGCCCGGCTCACCACCTCCGCCGGCGTCCAGGGCCGGACCCTGCTCGACCTCGGCGTGGTCGCCGTGTGCGGGCTGCTCTCGCTCGCCCTCGGCGCCGCCACCCTGCGGCGGCGCACCGCCTGA
- a CDS encoding Clp protease N-terminal domain-containing protein: protein MTNPAGINPQISLDDLISGIRKAHPDTLDQLTNAVLVGEHLGDVADHLIGHFVDQARRSGASWTDIGRSMGVTRQAAQKRFVPKDPAAGSEELDPSQGFNRYTTAARKVVIAAQEAARAAGNPEIRPEHLLLGLAAEPDALAALTLDALGATPDAVREAATAALPPAVDELPALIPFDAGAKKALELTFREALRLGHNYVGTEHILLALLEQQDGTGPLADLGVTKPAAEARIVAAVTAVLDTDA, encoded by the coding sequence ATGACGAATCCGGCCGGCATCAACCCGCAGATCAGCCTCGACGACCTCATCAGCGGCATCCGCAAGGCCCATCCCGACACCCTCGACCAGCTCACCAACGCCGTCCTCGTCGGCGAGCACCTCGGCGACGTCGCCGACCACCTGATCGGCCACTTCGTCGACCAGGCCCGCCGCTCCGGCGCCTCCTGGACCGACATCGGCCGCTCCATGGGCGTCACCCGACAGGCCGCCCAGAAGCGCTTCGTCCCCAAGGACCCGGCCGCCGGCTCCGAGGAGCTCGACCCCAGTCAGGGCTTCAACCGCTACACCACCGCCGCCCGCAAGGTCGTGATCGCCGCCCAGGAGGCCGCCCGCGCCGCCGGCAACCCCGAGATCCGCCCCGAGCACCTCCTGCTCGGCCTCGCCGCCGAACCCGACGCGCTCGCCGCCCTCACCCTCGACGCGCTCGGCGCCACGCCCGACGCGGTCCGCGAGGCGGCCACCGCCGCCCTCCCGCCCGCCGTCGACGAGCTCCCGGCGCTCATCCCCTTCGACGCCGGCGCCAAGAAGGCCCTCGAACTCACCTTCCGCGAGGCGCTCCGCCTCGGCCACAACTACGTCGGCACCGAGCACATCCTGCTCGCCCTGCTCGAACAGCAGGACGGCACCGGCCCGCTCGCCGACCTCGGCGTCACCAAGCCCGCCGCCGAGGCCCGCATCGTCGCCGCGGTCACTGCCGTCCTCGACACCGACGCCTGA
- a CDS encoding gamma-glutamylcyclotransferase gives MSLYAAYATNLDARQMSRRAPHSPLRGTGWLPGWRLTFGGEQLGWEGSLATVVEDEKEQVFVSLYDVAPMDEEGLDRWEGVQLGIYRKVRLRAQTLDGEVSVWTYVLNDYEGGLPAARYLGLIADAAESAGAPDDYVLDLRRRPC, from the coding sequence ATGTCGCTCTACGCCGCCTACGCCACCAACCTCGACGCCCGGCAGATGAGCCGGCGCGCCCCGCACTCCCCGCTGCGCGGCACCGGCTGGCTGCCCGGCTGGCGGCTGACCTTCGGCGGCGAGCAGCTGGGCTGGGAGGGCTCGCTGGCCACGGTGGTGGAGGACGAGAAGGAGCAGGTCTTCGTCTCGCTCTACGACGTGGCGCCGATGGACGAGGAGGGCCTGGACCGCTGGGAGGGCGTGCAGCTCGGCATCTACCGCAAGGTCCGGCTGCGCGCGCAGACCCTGGACGGCGAGGTGTCGGTCTGGACGTACGTGCTGAACGACTACGAGGGCGGGCTGCCGGCCGCGCGCTACCTCGGGCTGATCGCGGACGCCGCGGAGAGCGCCGGCGCCCCGGACGACTACGTGCTGGACCTGCGCCGCCGACCCTGTTGA
- a CDS encoding NAD(P)H-quinone dehydrogenase, which produces MGHVTRIVIIGGGPGGYEAALVAAQLGAEVTVVDRDGLGGSAVLTDCVPSKTLIATAEVMTTFDSSYEELGIIVADDTPPLEQQARVVGVDLGKVNRRVKRLAIAQSHDITQAVTRAGVTVLRGKGRLGAGGQAVDGSREVLVDREDGSTESLRADVVLIATGVHPRELPDAQPDGERILTWTQVYDLEELPRELIVVGSGVTGAEFAGAYQALGSNVTLVSSRDRVLPGEDPDAAEVLEDVFRRRGMNVMGRSRAESAKRIGDRVEVTLSDGTVIEGTHCLMAVGSIPNTAEMGLEEAGVQLNDWGQIKVDRVSRTTAPGVYAAGDCTGVFMLASVAAMQGRIAVYHALGDAVQPLNLKTVASNVFTDPEIATVGYTAADVSCGKMDAVEIKLPLRGNPRAKMQGIRDGFVKLFARPGTGIVVGGVVVAPRASELIHSISLAVDNNLTVEQVASAFTVYPSLSGSTAEAARQLHIRKREGSSDA; this is translated from the coding sequence ATGGGGCACGTGACTCGGATCGTGATCATCGGTGGCGGACCCGGCGGATACGAGGCGGCCCTGGTGGCCGCCCAGCTCGGCGCGGAGGTGACCGTCGTCGACCGCGACGGCCTGGGCGGATCGGCGGTGCTCACGGACTGCGTGCCGTCCAAGACCCTGATCGCGACCGCCGAGGTGATGACGACCTTCGACTCCTCGTACGAGGAGCTCGGCATCATCGTCGCCGACGACACCCCGCCGCTGGAGCAGCAGGCCCGGGTGGTCGGCGTGGACCTCGGCAAGGTCAACCGCCGTGTGAAGCGCCTGGCGATCGCCCAGTCGCACGACATCACCCAGGCGGTCACCCGGGCCGGCGTCACCGTGCTGCGCGGCAAGGGCCGGCTCGGCGCCGGCGGCCAGGCGGTCGACGGCTCCCGCGAGGTGCTGGTGGACCGCGAGGACGGCAGCACCGAGTCGCTGCGCGCCGACGTGGTGCTGATCGCCACCGGTGTCCACCCGCGCGAGCTGCCCGACGCCCAGCCGGACGGCGAGCGGATCCTGACCTGGACCCAGGTGTACGACCTGGAGGAGCTGCCCCGCGAGCTGATCGTGGTCGGCTCCGGCGTCACCGGCGCCGAGTTCGCCGGCGCGTACCAGGCGCTCGGCTCCAACGTCACCCTGGTCTCCTCGCGCGACCGGGTGCTGCCCGGCGAGGACCCGGACGCCGCCGAGGTGCTGGAGGACGTCTTCCGCCGCCGCGGCATGAACGTGATGGGCCGTTCGCGCGCCGAGAGCGCCAAGCGGATCGGCGACCGGGTCGAGGTCACGCTGTCCGACGGCACGGTGATCGAGGGCACCCACTGCCTGATGGCGGTCGGCTCGATCCCGAACACCGCGGAGATGGGCCTGGAGGAGGCCGGCGTCCAGCTCAACGACTGGGGCCAGATCAAGGTCGACCGGGTCTCCCGCACCACCGCCCCCGGCGTCTACGCGGCCGGCGACTGCACCGGCGTCTTCATGCTCGCCTCGGTGGCCGCCATGCAGGGCCGGATCGCGGTGTACCACGCGCTCGGCGACGCGGTGCAGCCGCTCAACCTGAAGACCGTCGCCTCCAACGTCTTCACCGACCCGGAGATCGCCACGGTCGGCTACACCGCCGCCGACGTCTCCTGCGGGAAGATGGACGCGGTCGAGATCAAGCTGCCGCTGCGCGGCAACCCGCGGGCCAAGATGCAGGGCATCCGGGACGGCTTCGTGAAGCTCTTCGCCCGCCCCGGCACCGGCATCGTGGTCGGCGGCGTGGTGGTCGCCCCGCGCGCCAGCGAGCTGATCCACTCCATCTCGCTCGCGGTGGACAACAACCTGACGGTCGAACAGGTGGCCAGTGCCTTCACGGTCTACCCGTCGCTCTCCGGTTCCACCGCCGAGGCCGCGCGCCAGCTGCACATCCGCAAGCGCGAGGGCTCCTCGGACGCCTGA